The Terriglobia bacterium sequence AAAGCTGAAACTTTTCGGAGAGAAGCTGAAATACACGTTGGTCAGCCTCGTTTTTTTGGTTCAGGAAGTTGACGACGACCACGTCGTGTAGCTGACCATATCGGTGGCATCGCCCGATGCGTTGTTCAACACGCTGAGGATTCCAGGGCAGGTCATAATTGACCACCAAAGAGCAGAATTGGAGATTTATCCCCTCGGCTCCCGCTTCTGTGGCAATCATGATTTGCCCCTTTTCCCGAAAGTAATCCACAATCGCCGATCGCAAGTCTGCGGTCCGGGAGCCTGTGACACGGTCTGTCCCGGCATGTTCTTGAAGCCAATCAGCGTAAATCTCGCGAGACCCCAGGTCACTATTCGACCCATTAAAAAGAACTATTCCCTCGTGGTATGGGCTCTCGGCAAGGACGCGCACCAAATAGTCCTGCGTGCGACGCGATTCCGTGAAAACAATGGCCTTCCGCGGGCCCCCCAGTCGCTCCGCTTCGATGAAGGCCCTCTCCAATGCGGTGAGTAAAGCCCGCCCTTTTGCATTTTGTTTGATGGATACTGCGAGTTCGCGGAAACTTTCAAGATCGGCGATTTCATGCTCGATTGCTGTGCGGTCTTCCGCAGATAGAGGTTCAACCGGACCGTTTTCGGACCATTCATCAGCCGTCTCATCCAGGGCCTCGTAGTCAGTCACCATGTCCTCTTCCAAAGACTGCGGCGGCTCCTGATTTTTGATCCGCTCCTTGAGTCTCCGGCTCATAGAATCCAACGCCCCTGCGATGGCAAAGGTTGATGAAGCCAGGAGCTTTCTCAGCACCAGGGTGATGAGTGACCGCTGGCTTGCTGGTAGGGCCTGCAAATTGTCCCGTCGAAGATATTCCGAAACAAGGTTGTAGAGTTTGTGTTCCCCTTCCTCCGGCGTGAAGGGCTGCACGATGGGCAGTCTCTTCGTGTATCTGACATAAGGGAGGACTTGCCTTCGAAGTGTGCGCTGGCAGATCGGTTTGAGCCGCGCCTTCAGACTGTTGAAAACCGTTCGGTCATTGAGGTAAGTGAACTGCTCACGAAAACTCTTGAGATCGCCAAAGATGAAGTCGTCGACAAAGCTGACCAGACCGAAAAGCTCGACAAGAGAGTTCTGCAATGGGGTTGCAGTCAACAAGAGTTTCGGCGCGGCTCGAAGCGCCTGCTTAAGAGTATTGGCAATTACGTTGGATGGCTTGTAAACATTTCGCAGCCTGTGGGCTTCATCGATCACAACGAGATCCCAAGGCATTGCAGCGATATCTGTCGCCTTGTTCCGTGCAAAATGATAGGAGCAGATGATGATCTCGTCCGCGTCAAATGGTCGAAGGTTACCCAGCTTGATCTTCTCGTTGTAAGATTTGGTTTCCAGGATTTGACATGGGAGAAAAAACTTTTCCTGGAGCTCTTGATACCATTGCTTTCGAAGGTTGGAAGGGGTTATGACGAGTACGCAGCGCCTTCGTTCAGCCCAGTTCTGGGAAAGGACCAGCCCGGCTTCAATGGTTTTTCCAAGACCGACCTCGTCCGCAAGAATGGCGCCTTTGGAAAGGGGCGATCGGAAGGCAAAAAGTGCCGCCTCGATCTGATGAGGATTCAAGTCAACCTGCGCATCCACCAAAGCGCCGGTGAGTTTTTCGACACTGTCCGAGGGACAGCGCTTGGTGAGCTCATAGGCAAAGAACTTGGCGTGGTAGTCGGTCAAGCTCATGGGGTTCATTGAGTGTTTGATGGGTATGGGCCGACAAGGGGAATGGTACCGGGCCGTGCAGAAGAGATAGGCGTTTGCCGGCCGATGTTGCGAAGGGAGCATAGCACAGGAGGTTTGAAGGCTCAACCGTTGTTCCAGTTGGGGTAATGAGTGAAGGGGCGGGAGGAGCGATACTTGGGAAAGGGGCCGGAGGTTAAAATCCAAATTCCAAACCGCCAAATTCCAAATAAAACCCAAATTCCAAGGAAAAGACGAGGAGCAAGGCCGGTAGCCTCGATTTATCGAATCCTGATTCTCAAGCAGGATTAAAACCCAGAGCCCCATACTTGAAGCAAATTCCAAAATCCAAACCGCCAAAATCCAAACAAAACCCAAATTCCAAAATCCAATCAAAGGCCAAACGGGGCGATCATCGGTGGCGTCTTTGGAGTGCGCAAGCTTGCTTGCGCTTTGATTGGGAGCAGTCAGCCCGCCCCGGGAAAAGCGGGAGCAAGCTCCCGCAGTCCAAAGGGGCAAATTCCAAATTCCAAACCGCCAAAATCCAAACAAAACCCAAATTCCAAAATCCAATCAAAGGCCAAACGGGGCGATCATCGGTGACGTCTTTGGAGTGCGCAAGCTTGCTTGCGCTTTGATTGGGAGCAGTCAGCCTGCCCCGGGAAAAGCGGGAGCAAGCTCCCGCAGTCCAAAGGGGTAAAGTCCAAATTCCAAACCGCCAAATTCCAAACAAAACCCAAATTCCAAAATCCAAGGAAAAGACGAGGAGCAAGGCTGGAAGCCTCGATTCATCGAACCCTGATTCTCAAGCGGGACCAACCCCAGCGCCCGTTAACGGGACGGGGCGAATGAATCAACCCCGATGAATCGGGGTAGCGGCTTCGGGGGGATCGCTACCCGCCGGTGAACCGGCGGGCTGTACGAAGGCATGTCCGCTGAAGCGGACTCGAGAACGGTCAGCCCTCGGAAGAGAAGTAATGCGGGTCAGGCTAGAATGGCGCTTGGATAAGAACCTTGATATGCCAATCGAATTGATTCCTGGAAAAGAAGAATATGATAACGCTAGTCGCCGCGTCCAGTCGTTGAGGTCCGGGTTCCTCTGAGCTTGCCCTCACGAGGTCAAATAAAACCCTAAATTGAAGGAACCCTTTCAGGGTAATCCGTGAATCAAATAAAAATTTTGAACCCAGGGTCGCCCAAGGGGCAACCCTGGGCTATTGAAGGCTTCCCCTTCGGGGAAGAGGAAAAGCTCTTCCAAACGGCGATTCCCGGGATGTGTGAGGAACTGTCTGGAGGCCGTATCCCATTCCAAAATCCAAACCCCAAAAACCAAACAAAGGCCGAATCCTAATCCGCCCCGGCCAAGCATTATGACCGAGGCCTGATGGCTGACAGCTGATCGCTGAAAGTCTGACCTGATTCTGTTGCACATTCTACATTCTTACTTTTTCCCTTCCTCCGGAGCGCGGTATTCACGGGGCGATTCTCTGAGGACCCGGGATCCCGTGGTCAGGGGAATGGCTGCCCGGCGGAGGGTGAGTGCGCGTTGGCGAAGGTCATCGAGCATCCGCAGCTTTTCCACTTCGGGGAGCGAGGCAAGCTTCCGGCGTAAGGCACGCTTGCTCTCCAAAATTCGTTTCATGTCATCACTCATGGGAGGAGCTAGGGAAAAGCAAAATCCAAATTCCAATCCGCCTGCGGCAGACAAATTCCAAATAAGTTCCAAATTCCAAATTTCAAGCGGAAACAGATAACATTTACATCAAGGTCGGGTGACGCACATATTTTGCTCTCTGGAATTTCTGGGGCAGTCCTTGAGAGCCCGCGTCACATCAGCATGGGCGCTCATGCGTGGACGTCGGCCAGCGGATGAAATCTCGGTACCCGAATTCGCTTCTCACGCTTGCGGGCTTGGGCAATGTCGTAAGAGGCTTGCATTCGCATCAGCGTGTCCATCTTCACGCCAAAGGCTTTCTCAATGCGGAGCGCCATGTCACCCGAAAGGTTAGCCCTACCGTTAAGCAGGCTGGACAGCGCGGGCCGGGACACCTGAAGCGCGGCGGCAGCTGCCGTTACCGATAGCCCGGCGGGCTCGATAATCTCAGTCCGAATGAAATCTCCGGGATGGGGCGGGTTCTTCATAGGCATGTCGCTGCCTCCTTTCATCTTAGTGGTAGTCTTCCAAGTTAAGGTCACAGATTTCGCCCTCTGCGATGTCGACACGGAACGGCAAACGGCGGTTGCGAGTGACGGTGAGGCTCCATGCAGCCCTGCGGTCGCCGGTCAGTGTGTGTACTTTCCACGCCGGGAGCGACCGCAATTCCTCGGGGCCCTGCATATCATCAAGAAATACCAGCATCTTGCGGAGCTTGTCCACCATGTCGGGCGGAACACCTTTCGCGTTGTCTTCCGCGTAGAGTCTCTTCAGGCCCTTATGGGCAAAGTTCCGTATTTTCACGTCACAGACTGTAGCCCGTTACGTAACACTTGTCAAGTGAGGCTTTCGTTAGAAGCACAATCCAAATTCCAAGGAAACGACGAGGCGGATGGCTGGAAGCCTCGATTCATCGAATCCTGATTCTCGGGGAGGATTAAATCCCAGCGCCCCGTTAACGGGACGCTGCAGCAGAATCAACCCCGATGAATCGGGGTAGCTGCTCTCGAGATATCCGTCCCCGCCGGTGAACCGGCGGGCTGTACAAAGGCAAGTCCGCTGAAGCGGATTTGAAATCGGTGGGTGGCGCACACATCATAAAAAGCAAATTCCAATCCGCCGAGGCGGACAAATTCCAAATAAATTCCACACCCCAAACCCCAGAATCCAGGCAAAAACCTGATCCCAATCCCACCGCACCGGATTTGGGGATTTGTTCTATGCCCGAGACCCCCGTTGTCCATTCTCAACTGAGGCAAGACAGCCCGTTCTTGTTTGGAATTTGGTCTTTGGAATTTATTTGGATTTTGGAATTTGGAATTTGGATTTTCCTTACCGGGGGGTCCGGTGAATCACCCCGGAGTCGACGGTGGCGCCGGTGCGCGAGATGGTCTGAAACGTCATCTCCTCGCCGGCGATTTCGATCAGCATGAAGGAGCGGTCGGTATCAAATCCCTTGTCGGTAATCGCGGAACGCGCGAGGTCGCGGGGACGCAACTCTCCGGAAGCCCCTTCCGTGAAATAATAGATTCCATGCTGGGGATGGACCCGCTCGTAAATGTGGTCGTGTCCCGAGAGCACGACGTCCACGCCATACTTGATGAACAGCGGCTCCAGCACTTGCCGCAGATCGAGGGCCGGACCATGATATTTCGCCGACGAATAGAGGGGATGATGAAAGTAGCAGATCTTCCAGTCACCCTTGCCGGCATCTTTCAGCTGCGCCTCCAGCCACGCGGTCTGTTTCGGGTCCATGTAATTGCTGTTCAAAACAAAGAAGCGCACGTTGCCCTTTTTGTAAGTGTAATAGCTCTCCCCGTTCATGTTGAAGGGTTTGTAGAAGCGTTCATTGGTATTGTCGTGGTTTCCCAGCGACGCGTAGAACTTGACGCCGGCATCAATGAGCGGCTGGTAGGGCACCGCAAACTTCCGGTCAAAATCGGCCGGTTTGCTGCCACCGTAAATATTGTCGCCCAGCATGGTCACAAACTCGAAGGGGAACGATTCACGCGCCTTGAGCATTTGTTGGGCGATCTCATACTGAGGCGGCTTGCCCGTTCCCATGTCTCCAATGGCGGCAAAGCGGACCGAATCGGGCTTGAGCGGAAACTTGAACTCGTCCGCTCCCAGGCCCGACAGAAGAACGGTAAGGAGGATGAAAAAAAGAAAGAGGCGGCGTCGCATGAATTATTCCAGTATGTTTAGAATCTACGGAAGCGCTTCGTGAAGCAGGTCAACCACCAGATTTGCTCTCGTGTCGACCAGGACTAAATCGCGGCCCACGATGCGGTAGGCCAGTTCGTCCGGCAGGGCTGGAAGCTTCTGCAAAAGAGTAGGGGGGAAGGTCGTTTCGGCGATTGCATCCGGGTAGATTCCGTTCACCTGCAGGCGGACTCCCTTGACCCTGTCTCTCTGTCGGAGGGTAGCGCGTGCAGTGGCGTTTTCAGGGTCCTGCCAAACGCTGCGGATCACATGCCGAAATGCTTCGCGGCTGGCATGGACGAAGATGTCGCCAGGCCGGGCGTGGGGCCGCGCCTCAC is a genomic window containing:
- a CDS encoding type II toxin-antitoxin system RelE/ParE family toxin, with product MKIRNFAHKGLKRLYAEDNAKGVPPDMVDKLRKMLVFLDDMQGPEELRSLPAWKVHTLTGDRRAAWSLTVTRNRRLPFRVDIAEGEICDLNLEDYH
- a CDS encoding DEAD/DEAH box helicase family protein produces the protein MNPMSLTDYHAKFFAYELTKRCPSDSVEKLTGALVDAQVDLNPHQIEAALFAFRSPLSKGAILADEVGLGKTIEAGLVLSQNWAERRRCVLVITPSNLRKQWYQELQEKFFLPCQILETKSYNEKIKLGNLRPFDADEIIICSYHFARNKATDIAAMPWDLVVIDEAHRLRNVYKPSNVIANTLKQALRAAPKLLLTATPLQNSLVELFGLVSFVDDFIFGDLKSFREQFTYLNDRTVFNSLKARLKPICQRTLRRQVLPYVRYTKRLPIVQPFTPEEGEHKLYNLVSEYLRRDNLQALPASQRSLITLVLRKLLASSTFAIAGALDSMSRRLKERIKNQEPPQSLEEDMVTDYEALDETADEWSENGPVEPLSAEDRTAIEHEIADLESFRELAVSIKQNAKGRALLTALERAFIEAERLGGPRKAIVFTESRRTQDYLVRVLAESPYHEGIVLFNGSNSDLGSREIYADWLQEHAGTDRVTGSRTADLRSAIVDYFREKGQIMIATEAGAEGINLQFCSLVVNYDLPWNPQRVEQRIGRCHRYGQLHDVVVVNFLNQKNEADQRVFQLLSEKFQLFEGVFGASDEVLGAIESGVDFERRIVEIYQRCRTAEEINASFDQLQHELSAQIDEAMTNTRQQLLENFDDEVREKLRVSDESSRLYLNRFEQMLMELTRHELGEHAEFLNDSAFRLNSSPFNGDFSLGLYELPRRSGEAHLYRLNHPLALQVLKRAKDRSLPPVEIHFNYSDYEGRVTAFEPLVGETGALCVSLLTVDSLDQAEDYLLFAAATESGQALEEEAARRLFALPAHVVKELPNGSEAPELEKLLRRRQEDIQQVISRRNAAFFEVEAEKLDGWADDLKMGLEREIKELDRQIKEARRAASASLSLEEKLAGQKQVKALESERNAKRRALFDAQDDIDRHREQLIAQIEGKLKQRILQTKLFSIRWRLA
- a CDS encoding HigA family addiction module antidote protein, translating into MKGGSDMPMKNPPHPGDFIRTEIIEPAGLSVTAAAAALQVSRPALSSLLNGRANLSGDMALRIEKAFGVKMDTLMRMQASYDIAQARKREKRIRVPRFHPLADVHA
- a CDS encoding metallophosphoesterase — its product is MRRRLFLFFILLTVLLSGLGADEFKFPLKPDSVRFAAIGDMGTGKPPQYEIAQQMLKARESFPFEFVTMLGDNIYGGSKPADFDRKFAVPYQPLIDAGVKFYASLGNHDNTNERFYKPFNMNGESYYTYKKGNVRFFVLNSNYMDPKQTAWLEAQLKDAGKGDWKICYFHHPLYSSAKYHGPALDLRQVLEPLFIKYGVDVVLSGHDHIYERVHPQHGIYYFTEGASGELRPRDLARSAITDKGFDTDRSFMLIEIAGEEMTFQTISRTGATVDSGVIHRTPR